The Primulina eburnea isolate SZY01 chromosome 18, ASM2296580v1, whole genome shotgun sequence genome segment cgtatttgtgagacgggtttcttatttggttcatccatgaaaaaataatactttttatgctaagagtattactttttatttgtgaatattggtagggttgacccgtctcacagattaagatccgtgatacggtctcacatgatactcACTCAAAGTTTAATTctataatttaatataattaattaactcaTATTTTATTAACcctttattttaaatgaataattttaaaaatatttattagtctaaaaataatataattacaaaaaagtaaaagaaattaaatcaaatgtctAAAATTAGTccacatttaatatttttagtgaactatttatatttaatttgagaTATAAATAAATCTGTCCACTCTCGTATCCCGTCACATTACAATTTTCTTCCCTTCACTGCGCGAAACTACACCCCGTACCTCTTCGATTCGAGGAAGAAGGCTCGATTTCTTCACAGATCTGAATCGATTTCAGATCGTGAATCCCAATTGGGGTTTCGAATTTTTCGATTGGATTCAGATCTTGTTCCGGTGTGTGTGGATTTTTTGTGGGACAAGGATTGTACAAAGAAAATGCTGACGAAGTTCGAGACGAAGAGTAATAGAGTAAAAGGCCTGAGCTTCCACAGCAAGAGGCCATGGATCTTGGCGAGTCTCCACAGCGGAGTGATCCAGCTCTGGGATTACAGGATGGGCACCCTCATTGATCGGTTTGACGAGCACGATGGACCCGTCCGTGGCGTCCATTTTCATAAGACGCAGCCGCTTTTCGTGTCCGGAGGTCTGATTTATCCCTTTCTTTGAATTTGTATTTTCACTGTGATTTCTGCTTGGTTTGGTGTAATTATGTGTCTTTTGGTGGAATTGACACTGTTTTATGAGCTGGATCTGCTGTTTTGTTTTAGTTGGTTACTATTAGACTTGTTCTGCATGAGGGATTGGCTTCAGATTCAGTgattttttgtaaaaataattttgaatatGTGTACTGTTCATTTGTATGTAATTCTTTAGGTGGATTGGGTtatcaattatttctaattttggttttcaaagctatgtttagTTGTTTTCGTGATTCAGAGAGTCTCGGCCTCTTGAAGATTAGAATTTTATCAATGCCCTGTTAGTATTGGAAAATGGTTATTCTGATCTTGTCGAGAACAAAATTTTTTGATCAGTGCCTTTTGGAAGGCGATAGATTATGTTTCCTGTAGCTATTTATGTGTTGAAATTAAGATGCATCTATCTTTGCAGGTGATGATTACAAGATCAAGGTGTGGAATTATAAATTGCACAGGTGTCTATTTACCCTTCTGGGTCATCTTGATTATATCCGGACTGTTCAATTTCATCACGAGTATCCCTGGATTGTAAGCGCTAGTGATGATCAAACTATTAGAATATGGAACTGGCAGTCACGAACTTGCATTTCTGTTTTGACTGGGCACAACCATTATGTAATGTGTGCATCATTTCACCACAAAGAAGACTTGGTTGTGTCTGCCTCCTTGGATCAGACAGTACGTGTTTGGGATATCGGTGCCTTGAGGAAAAAAACAGTATCTCCTGCTGATGACATATTGCGATTGTCTCAAATGAACACAGACTTCTTTGGTGGTGTTGATGCTGTTGTCAAATATGTCTTAGAAGGCCATGATAGAGGGGTGAACTGGGCTTCCTTCCATCCCACTCTCCCTCTGATTGTTTCTGGAGCAGATGACCGCCAAGTGAAAATCTGGCGCATGAATGGTATGCTAAAGTGATTTTCCTTGATATAGCTTTCGGAcactatttaaaaaatatatattgttttCTGAAATTCATCACAAATTTATGCAACAGTGTGTAAGTTAAATTTAACTGTAATGATGGATGAacactttttattgtaaaaaagGTTGATCACAATATTTCTTGAAGTCTATTTTTGCATACCTCAAAATTTTCTCCTTTCCCTATAAAACAATGTTTAGGTTTCTGATCGCTTCAGCTTCCTTTACGTAATTTAGTAGTTGTAGGATGATTGTAATCTTTGAAGATCTGAATGAAGcgttaatttatattataaagttGGTGAAAGAGGTTAATGACCTAAATGTTGTCTATTTAACGAGAGATTGGGAAAGAGGTAAGGAAGATTAGTTTGGATGAGTAGATGATATAAGCTAACTTAGCGACTAATTTAGCTTCTGTCCAATTGGAAGAATTCAGATGCATGCCAATGCATTATGTAGTTTATCATCTGGTCAGATGCTTTTAACCATCCACTTCTAGCctcaatattttatttgtagatCATGAGATTTTTGTTCCTTCCGCAGGGATCAAGAACTTGTATGTAGCTTTACTTGAATGTATCAGCACATGAATGCGAACTTTCTCTTATCAGTTATGGTTTGTATGACCTGGAATTTATTTCGAGTATTGCATACTGCCTTATAGTTGCGTAGATGTTTTGGTTTGTGAATATTCAGTAGCTGATATTTGATTTGTTTTGTCTTCAGATACTAAAGCTTGGGAGGTGGATACATTGAGAGGCCACATGAACAATGTGTCATGTGTTTTGTTCCATTCAAGACAAGATATCATTGTCTCCAACTCAGAGGACAAGAGCATCAGAGTTTGGGATGCTACAAAAAGGACCGGTCTACAGACTTTTCGTAGGGAACATGATAGATTCTGGATTCTTTCAGCCCATCCTGAGATGAATCTTCTGGCTGCTGGTCATGATAGTGGCATGATTGTTTTTAAGTTGGAGAGAGAGCGCCCTGCCTTTTCCGTTAGTGGTGATTCAGTCTTCTATGTCAAGGATCGGTTTCTACGGTCCTTTGAGTATTCATCTCAAAAAGATACTCAGCTGATACCAATTCGCCGACCTGGTTCTAATAGTTTAAATCAAGGGCCTCGAACTCTTTCTTACAGTCCTACCGAGAATGCTGTATTGATTTGCTCTGATGTGGATGGGGGATCATATGAACTCTATGTTGTTCCTAAAGACAGCTCTGGAAGAGGTGACACAGGTCAAGAGGCAAAACGAGGTGTTGGAGGATCAGCAGTTTTTGTGGCTCGAAATAGGTTTGCTGTGCTGGAGAAGAGCAGCAATCAGGTCTTGGTCAAGAAcctgaaaaatgaaatagtgaAAAAGAGTGTTCTTCCTATTGCTACTGATGCTATATTCTATGCGGGCACTGGAAATCTTCTCTGCAGGGCTGAGGACAGGGTTGTGATCTTTGATCTTCAACAAAGGAATGTTCTTGGAGATCTTCAAACTCCATTTGTTAGGTACGTGGTCTGGTCTCCGGAAATGGACTCTGTTGCTTTATTGAGCAAGCACTCTATTGTTATTGCTGATAAAAAGCTCGTGCACCGCTGTACTCTTCATGAGACCATTCGTGTCAAGAGTGGATCATGGGATGATAATGGTGTCTTCATCTATACTACACTCACACATATCAAGTATTGTCTTCCAAATGGGGACAGTGGAATTATCAAGACGTTGGATGTGCCTGTAtatattacaaaaatatatGGGAACACTGTATTTTGCCTGGACAGAGAGGGGAAGAACCGTCCTATCATTATAGATTCAACAGAATATATCTTTAAGTTATCCCTGCTTGGGAAGAGATATGATCAAGTGATGAGCATGATAAAAAAATCTGAACTATGTGGACAGGCCATGATTGCTTATCTGCAGCAGAAGGGATTCCCACAAGTTGCTCTTTACTTTGTGAAGGATGAAAGAACTCGATTTAACTTAGCCCTTGAAAGCGGTAACATCGAAAAAGCCCTGGAATCTGCTAAGAAGATTGATGAGAAAGACCACTGGTACAGGCTAGGGGTGGAGGCCCTTCGTCAGGGAAATGCTGGGATTGTTGAATACGCGTACCAAAAGACCAAAAACTTTGGTAGGCTGTCATTTCATTATCTGATAACTGGTAATCTTGAAAAACTGTCCAAAATGATGAGGATTGCTGAGGTCAAGAACGATGTTATGGGCCAGTTCCATGATGCACTATATCTTGGTGATGTGCAGGAGCGAGTTAAGATTCTGAAAAATGCAGGCCATCTCCCTCTTGCCTATGTCACAGCCAAAGTCCATGGGCTCAATGGCATTGCGGAGGGTATAGCTGGGGAACTTGGGGATAATGTTCCTTCTTTACCTGGGAAAGCCGAACTGTTAACACCCCCGAGTCCGGTCTTATGTGCTGGTGATTGGCCATTGTTAATGGTCAGTAAAGGAATTTTTGAAGGTGGCCTTGATGATGATACTGTCAAAGATGGACATGAGGATTATGAAGAGGCCGCAGATGCTGATTGGGGCGAGGGCTTGGATATCGGTGAGGTGGACAATATGCAGAATGGGGACATAAACGCATTGCTGGAGGATGATGATAAGGAGGAGAATGAAGAAGGAGGATGGGGTCTGGAGGACTTGGATCTGCCTGCTGATGCTGACACTCCAAGAACAGCTCCACATGCACGTTCTTCTGTATTTGTCGCCCCAACCCCTGGTATTCCCGTAGGCCAGATTTGGGCCCAAAGATCGTCCCTTGCCGCAGAACATGCTGCTGCGGGAGACTTTGACACAGCAATGCGCCTATTGAGCCGTCAGTTAGGGATAAGGAATTTCTCTCCTTTGAAGCCTCTTTTTATTGACATTCACATGGGCAGTCACACTTACCTACGGGCCTTCTCCTCGGCTCCGGTGATATCAGTGGCTGTGGAAAGAGGTTGGAACGAGTCAGCAAGTCCCAATGTGCGGTCCCCCCCTGCACTTGTGTTTAATTTCTCTCAATTAGATGAGAAGCTCAAGGCTGGTTACAAGTCTACGACTGCTGGAAAGTTTTCTGAAGCTCTTAGACTTTTTCAATCTATTCTTCACACAATCCCACTTATTGTGGTTGAGACGCGGAGAGAAGTGGACGAAGTTAAGGAGTTGATTATCATAGTGAAGGAGTATGTTTTGGGTTTGAAGATGGAGCTTCAGAGGAGGGAATTGAAGGACGACCCTGTTCGTCAGCAGGAACTTGCTGCCTATTTCACCCACTGCAACCTCCAGATTCCCCACACACGACTCGCATTATTGAATGCCATGACTGTTTGCTACAAGGCCCAGAATCTGAGCACTGCTGCCAACTTTGCCAACCGACTTCTGGAAACCAACCCGAGTAACGAAAACCAAGCTCGAACCGCTCGACAGGTTCTGCAGGCTGCCGGAAGGAATATGAAAGACGCTACACAGCTGAAATATGATTTCAGAAACCCATTCGTGTTGTGTGGAGCCACGTATGTCCCCATATATCGAGGCCAGAGAGACATAACTTGCCCCTACTGCAGCACGCACTTCGTCCCATCTCAGGAAGGCCAGCTTTGCACTGTTTGTGACCTTGCCGTGGTCGGATCTGATGCATCCGGCTTACGCTGTTCTCCTACACAAAGATGATTCAACACGAGTCGCGATTTCTTGTTTGAGCTACAAAAGCATTCGGCCAAAGGACGGGTTCCATCAGGACGAACGAAGAGGTAGGAATTTCAGACTCGGATTCATATATTATGTCCTATACTTGTTTTCATCTTGTAATCGCTTTGATCAACCACCCACCCCCCTCCCCCCAACACCTTTCACTCCTTTTTGTTttcatgattttaaaattttcgttGTAATAAAATTACGTAtgtcttttttaaaaaacaaaaaatttggaCTATTCCGTGTGTGAAATGATGcctaaatgtggcaaactttatttagtatgttgctcttaaatgttatttttgaaGATGTATTAGTCTTTTTTTTTGGGTatcaattcattttgtatgCCTTTAAATTTGGCTTGTCTTGATTTATTAGCAGTATGTTGCTGAATGTGAttgtaaaataaaatcaaatatcaatacctcatttttaattgttttcccaaaatattaataatacttTTTAACATATCGCTAcgctaaatttaatttttcgtcGTTTCTTTagaatatttattattaatatacaatttttctTAGATTTTTTTAGATAATCAGTCTCTAGTAATCATCCATATTTCACAAGAATatctattaatatataatttaataatattttttatataagtaATTTGTTATTATATAAGATGCAAAATAAAATTGTTCCCAAAAGCATATACTTCCCAGTACAAAAAAAGACACAtattttcttgacataaaacGTAGTCTTATCCAATGCAACATGTGTACATACATACATCAATCAAAATAAGTCATATTTCCCAGTATTCCCTCATTTAGGCTATAGTTCGTAAGAGCCTAAAGATATGGTATATGGCTGCTGCTAAGCGTAGGCGACGATACATACATACATGCACTTCTAATACACGACTACTTCGGTAATACTAATAATTTCACAACTCAAATCCACGCAGTATGGGCTGCACTTACAGTTGAAACCATCGACTCTAACCCACACACATTATGACATCGATTATCCATAGTTGTCCCATAGCGAGGCGAAGCGAAGGCCCGTGACTACAGGGCGCTATGAGCACTATACTTCGAGATAGCGAGCGCTATCGTCGCCGTCAACGTGATAGCATTTGAGGCGACCTCGTCGATATAAGAAAGAAAAGCTGTagtacatttttttaaaataatgcagaATTTTTTTAGGGCCATTTTGCACAATTTTTAGTTTCAACAATATATGACATCAACGTTTCTTATCATCTTCTTCATTTCTCCCAATCAACCCTTACGTAAACCCTACCATTTTCAATTGTTTCTCCTCTTTTGTTGCTTGTGGCTTGCTGGACATTTCAATTGTTTCTCCTCTTTTGTTGCTTGTGGCTTGCTGGACATTAAGCTGTCGGCCGCCGGACTTACCTCACGTCGTCGTTGGTAAATAGAAACATCTACATCTACATCTACAAGAAGCTCGAAGGCCACTTCTACACCTACAGGAAGCTCAAAAGCGACCACATCTAAGTCTAGACGGAAAAAACCAATAAGAACATCTACATTTAATCTTGTAGAGGAAAAAGATGAATTCGACTTTGATGAAGAAAGTGAATAGGAGAATGATGCGGATCGATATGTAATTTCAAATGAAGAAGATCTCAATCTTGAAGAACAAGAATTTTAGATTATGTTTTTTTAGTTTTAGAATTAAGGTTTTATATGCTTTGAACttgtatatttattatttaagcaTAAACAATTGAATTGATGTTAGCATAtgctatatattatatatttatacacTTGTGACGCTTTACTTTCAAAGAGCTCTCGCTACGTTATGCGCTATAGCCACGGGCAGTCTTTGCGCTACCGGACGTTACGCGCGATTGACAATTATGGTATTATCCATCCTCTCCCCAGTTTGCGCCCCACGAATTCTTTGTGATCCAGTAAGGCATCTCCTTGAAATGAATAGGAGGGTACCCAGTAGAACCATATCCAACCAATACAACACGGTGATCCAACCTCTTTGTACAAATGTATGGACACAAGACTTCCTTAATGTATGTTTGCTTCAAGCTGCATTGATTCCAACTGCACCAGAGAACAGATATTGGATTGGGTTTCAAATTTCAGATTATTCTTTGACTAAGGCACACTGACTAAGGCACATAattcatcaataaatataaaataagcaCTCGACAAATACGACATATTTCTCATcagtatttcaaaaatataaactTACACCCCATTTGAGTAGCAAGTCTCAACACGAGAAGTTACATTTTATTGACTTCGAGTCTTCGACTGGTATGGACTATGGATTGCCTTCAAATCAGTACCAAATGGAATTTCTTTGAGGTTGTCGCTTTTCCGATTATAGATGGAAGCAATGAACTCCTGAATTCATCGAGCATATGACTCGCAAATCACATATGCAGTTAAAGGTTTTGTTGTAATATTTGAGTTTAGTGGTTGACTTTCACCTCTCACCTCATGTGACGCCACATATGTGTATCCAATACCTTGGCTCAGTATTATGCACAATAGAACCTGAAGTTATCATCCAATACACCATCATGCTCAGTATTATGCACAATAgaacctgaaggaatcatccaATACACCATCACGCTCAGTATTATGCACAATAGAACCTGAAGTAATAATCCAATACACCATCACATGATGTATGGGTCTTGTATTACTTTTATACACTACCCACATATGTTTTAATATCTCCAACAGTGTATGATACACGGATATTGCCACATACTAATTTTCATACATTCGTTTACCTGCAAGAGGACCATATTTTACCAAACTCGCAGCAATTTAATCATCTATGGAGACCACTCCGAAGTTTGACACATACGCAGCAATCCCGTTCTTATTAAATTTGCAGGCACCATCTCATCCGGAATAAGGATGGTCTTTCTCTTTTTGAAGCTCACCAACCTTGAGAGTGTACTCAAAGGCGTGGTTCATTAATCCCCCATTACACCCAGCATCACACCTGTCATATTCTTCTGGATGGCACTGCATATGTATCAAGCACATCACAGCAATTATTCATGATCAGGGAAGCATTTAATTTAAGACATAAAACACTACAAACCTAATGATCAGAATCCACTAGCTGCTGCTTGCTGAGACTGATGAGCACTCCTGTCACCAGGAAGTTTGCTCCTTCCAACTCCCTGAACTTGATTTTTTGACCCAACAAAATTACTACTGACCTGGAACTTGTAGTGGCTCATGAGGTAGACGTCTTTGCAAATAACGGGGATTTATTTTTTTGAGAATTAAATAACGGGGAATTGAACGCAATATAATTAAgcagcttttttttttttttgagaatttCATTCGTGAATGAACCGGCTTTCTTATATGAATCTAGAGGACCcaaacaacaacaaaataaattcaTATTCCCTACAGAAGTTTCATGGAAAGATAGATCAACTAAACCAAATATCAGTACCCTCATCACCAAAATTCATTTACATAGAATTTGAAGAGTATCAACTATCCACAGATTCCCAGTGAAATTTATTCTTAAAGAAAAACAAAGTTAAAGAGCTTAACAGCTGAATTTTGTTCTATCATTTTATTAGAACTCCTTGTATAAATAATAACAGCTGCGAGAGTAAAATCTTTTTGCTGATACAAGTGTATTGGTAACAGAAACATAACTACACACGTATAGAAAACTACTTCAGTGTCGCAATCGATAGCCGTTGATAGTAAGAACCAGTGCCGACAATATCTTCTCAAATCTGACTCTAATTGCTGGCATATCTTGTTCTAGCCAAAAGACACACACAGATAACAAACATATCCCGTTTGCCCGACTAAAAACCACAAGAATTTCGACCCAACAAAGTTATTCATGACCTGGAACTTCCCTCAGAAATTTTCGCCCCATTTTTACTGCCATACACCAATCCAGTTTCCTGCTCAAGTATGAATATACACTcccataaattttaaattccaaTAAAATCAAGGTTTATAAAGTCCAATAGAGTACCTGAGCATCCGGAATTGGTTTCCGTTTCTCAACATATCGGTAAGGGTCTgaagccgccgccgccgccctcTCCTGGCGCATCACATTCAAATTTCTCAATACACTAAATGAAATGAAACGAATTGAGTAATAACTAATAAAGAGACTTTGATAGAGAATAATGAGCATGCCTGCTGTTCCCTTTTGAGCTGCTGCGAAGGGCGGACCCAGAGGAAATAAGCTAGTGTTCCGGCGACAACCCAAGAGGCTAAACTGCTGGTTCCCCTCAATCCGCCCAGGGAATTGCCGACGAAGGATCTGACGTTCCCAAACCCTCTCCTCCAACCGCTCGCCATTCCGAGGATTCTTGAGATATTGTACCGGCTTTCCAGGCGGTGATTTCTTGAAATCGGTGTTGGGAATATTGACAAGATTTTAAAGCATTTTTtgcaataatttttatttttatttatttatggaaTTGGCTTAAACAAATATCTCAATAACTTTTATGAAATCGATTTTGTTATACGGATTATTGATctgatttattaaaaaaaatattatatgtttatatcaaatatatattaCTTTTTCATAATATGTATGAGTTGAATCGGCTCATCTAACCGAtaataaaatttgtgtgagacggtctcacatgtcgtattttgtgagatgtatctctatttgggtcatctatgaaaaaatattattttttaagctaagagtattaattcaTGAGACTGTCTTACAAGAGATTTATTCTATCTGTCGAGAGAAGAGGACATTCATATATTTCTAATATAACTGAAGGTATCGTGGTTCGAATCAGATGTATAACGGAATTAAGAATCATAACTTCCATGTTGATATATATAGATTAACTTGTAACgactattttataatttttattttacaacGATATTTGACAATGTATAACCATCGTTTTTTAGAACACTGCTATTTTACaatgattattttattaatgatatattttattttttattaaatattttcatgctacttttaaatttaatacttagtatataataattttctctacttataattttagttttgtttatgaaaacaataatttgatgaaaatattattacccataaaaaaattaaataaaaaaatcgttAGTAAATTTTTTAGAAGAAATTATATACACCACTATTATGTGAAATCTTGATtttgtttataaaaaaaattgtgataaTAACCCTCCGTGATTATTCCGCTGACGAAATCACCCTTCTTGAATAAAGCAATGGATTCGGAAATCTTTTGGTTTGTTGTAGGTTGGTTCTTTGATCCATgacagtattactttttattgtgaatatcgatagaattgactcatctcacagataaagattcgtgatatcgtctcacaagatacataCTCTTAATTTTATGTATAGCATCAtcgaaataatttaaatatgaaaaaatgTAATTGTAAGTGATAATAAGATATTTGGGTAGTGAATGAATATCTGATCATATGACGGTTATGTAGATGGTAAAGAAACTTGAGTACTCGATGCAGATGAATATAATAAAGAAGATGATGACGATAGATATAAATCTTACCTAAATCCGCCAAATTGTCATCCCTACTAATATAGCCTTTCCATAACCACAGGTATTGCTTCTTTTATTTGCATTTTTATATTCCAACATCCTAAAATAATTCTTCCATTTGCTCACAAGGATGTTAATTTAGTTCAAACTCATTGGAGAATCCGATAATCTTCCCAAATGAAGGAGAGTCAAATGGATTAATTGGACCCGATTAAGTAATAGAGTAGTCGGGTTCATGGATTTTCAAGTTCGAGGACGGAGGAGGGTCTGGTTGTTTCCTACTCATTTCCGATCCGAATATTcgattaaattataatatatatgtatatttgtgtatgtgtgtgtgtattatattcatatatatttattaattttgacATACTTTGGTTGAACAATGGTAGTTGGATGAAATGGAAAAAATTATCAATATAAACCTTAAGATATTTTTGTATGATAATATTGTCGAGATAAactatttataataatttttttttaattctttcTGTGAAGTTTAATTTACTAATTTTTATATCTAATTTTTTCTTTCttattaattttgtaaatatcTATTGTCTAATTGAAAAATCTCAAGTAAACACAAATTATCTTgacataaaatacaatacacaATAATGTGTACATAAATCCCATACAAACAAGTAAATCCCAGTTTACATTCATATAGACTATCTTCTTCTTCAAAAGAGCCTGAAAAGAGATGGCTTTCGAATAGTTGGTAAGAGCAGATAATGACTAGTGATACATACTTGGCACTtattatatacatcaaatactTCAACAAGGCTAATGGTTTCACAACTCAATCTGAGGTAGTATGAGCTGCACTCACAGTCGAAACCATCGACTCCACGCCGCACATATCATGACCCCTGCAGATTTTGTAATAACCATCCTCTCCCCAGTTGGCGCCCCACGAGTTCTTTATAATCCAGTAAGGCATGTCCTTGAAATGAATAGGAGCATAGCCTGCGGATCCGTATCCAACCAATACAACACCGTGATCTATCCTCTTGGTGCAAATGTATGGGCATGAGACTCCCTTCATGTACGTCTGCATCCAAGCTGCATTGATTCCCACTGCAGCACAGAACAGATATGAGATTGGGTTTTCAGAGATTAGATACCATAATACAAAATTTATGATAAAAGAATAAGACATTTTTCTCACCAGGCTCTCAAAATTTTGTAGTTTGAATACCATGAAGTTAAACGATTATCGACTTAGATTAATATGATTGCCTTCCAACCAGTGATGAATTGAATGCATTTTCTCTGAGGTCTTCATCCGTCGTATATCAGATCATTATTCTAGCGAATTATTCATTGTGTGCGTGACTGACATTGTTACGTTTAAGACTTCGACCTAACTCATCCCCAAAAAACTAGCTCAAAGGAAGATAATTGTTCAagtccatatatacaactcccaatGAGTTTATCTAATCGATGTGGGAGAACTAACACATTCTCGAATAAACAACTGAAACGTGAAGTTTACAAGTCACCCAACTATCGGCAGTCCAATACATGTCAGTGAGTTTATGCTATGATACTATGTAAACATTAACACTTAAACCTAGCTCAACCCAAAAGGTATATGCAACTGGGACAATTAACAGGCATGTTACACATGGAGCTAAAAGggctttttctttttatttgagAGGTCAGCTTTCATTATTCAGCCCATTGTTATATCCATCCTCATCCTAGTTGACTATCAAAACCACACACCACACAGGCTAAGTTTCGTTTCATTTCCAGGCAcataatttcttgaaaaatagtGGATTCTACTATAGCAAATGTCGAACAAAGTAAAATCAAAAGTAACTATTGAGTTTTTGGAGAAGAAGTTATGGGGTTACCTGCAAGAGGGCCATGTTTCACCAGATTGGCAGCAATTTGATCATCATCTGTCGAGACCACACTGAAGTTCGACACAGACGCAACAATCTTGTTCGTGTTAAGTTTGCAGACACCATCTCTTCCGGTGTATGGATAGTCTTTCTCCGTTTGAAGCCCGCCAACCTTGAGAGTGTACTCAAAGGCGTTGTTCATAAATCCACCATTACACCCTTCATCACAACCGTCAGATTTCTCTTCTGGATCACACTAGGTAAATACAACCACAAAAAAGCAGCAATTAGTCGAGATCAAATGGCGGAAGGCAAGAAGAGAACAATACAAACCTCATGATCACAATCCACTAGCTGCTGCTCGCTGAGGCTGATGAGCTCTCCTGTCTCCAGAAAGTTTGCTCCTTCCAACGCCCCCACCGCGCTGAACGACCAGCACGACCCACATGATCCCTAATGGAATACCATCACCCAAAGCTTTCATCACATGCCCATTAATGGAAATCAAATATCTTGAATTCTTCCTCCTTTTCGTTTCTATAATTTCAGCGATTTAATTGTGTGTGTACCCAAAACTTTCTAAACTAGTCTTGTTAGATGATGTAAATTGACGTAGATCCATCATAATCGCGGATCTAAACTCTGATAACATGATAAAATTGCGACTTTAACCTATCTCATCACAACAAACTAGCTCAGATAAAAATCAGCCTAAGTGGATCAATCAATATATATGAGAAAGTAAAGACCTGATCTTTAACGGCGGTAACGGCGCCTTTATCTCGCCAGTCAAAGTCCTTCGGAAGATCATCGGTAGGTAGCACCGCTGCCTTGTTCGCATCCGCCGGAAGCTTCAGCCGCTTCTTGTTCAGCCCCAAGTAGCTCTTCTCGAACTCTTCCACTGTCAAGTCGGAGAATTTCGTGACGCCGTGGACGGCGGTGGGGTCCAGAA includes the following:
- the LOC140819824 gene encoding coatomer subunit alpha-1-like; the protein is MLTKFETKSNRVKGLSFHSKRPWILASLHSGVIQLWDYRMGTLIDRFDEHDGPVRGVHFHKTQPLFVSGGDDYKIKVWNYKLHRCLFTLLGHLDYIRTVQFHHEYPWIVSASDDQTIRIWNWQSRTCISVLTGHNHYVMCASFHHKEDLVVSASLDQTVRVWDIGALRKKTVSPADDILRLSQMNTDFFGGVDAVVKYVLEGHDRGVNWASFHPTLPLIVSGADDRQVKIWRMNDTKAWEVDTLRGHMNNVSCVLFHSRQDIIVSNSEDKSIRVWDATKRTGLQTFRREHDRFWILSAHPEMNLLAAGHDSGMIVFKLERERPAFSVSGDSVFYVKDRFLRSFEYSSQKDTQLIPIRRPGSNSLNQGPRTLSYSPTENAVLICSDVDGGSYELYVVPKDSSGRGDTGQEAKRGVGGSAVFVARNRFAVLEKSSNQVLVKNLKNEIVKKSVLPIATDAIFYAGTGNLLCRAEDRVVIFDLQQRNVLGDLQTPFVRYVVWSPEMDSVALLSKHSIVIADKKLVHRCTLHETIRVKSGSWDDNGVFIYTTLTHIKYCLPNGDSGIIKTLDVPVYITKIYGNTVFCLDREGKNRPIIIDSTEYIFKLSLLGKRYDQVMSMIKKSELCGQAMIAYLQQKGFPQVALYFVKDERTRFNLALESGNIEKALESAKKIDEKDHWYRLGVEALRQGNAGIVEYAYQKTKNFGRLSFHYLITGNLEKLSKMMRIAEVKNDVMGQFHDALYLGDVQERVKILKNAGHLPLAYVTAKVHGLNGIAEGIAGELGDNVPSLPGKAELLTPPSPVLCAGDWPLLMVSKGIFEGGLDDDTVKDGHEDYEEAADADWGEGLDIGEVDNMQNGDINALLEDDDKEENEEGGWGLEDLDLPADADTPRTAPHARSSVFVAPTPGIPVGQIWAQRSSLAAEHAAAGDFDTAMRLLSRQLGIRNFSPLKPLFIDIHMGSHTYLRAFSSAPVISVAVERGWNESASPNVRSPPALVFNFSQLDEKLKAGYKSTTAGKFSEALRLFQSILHTIPLIVVETRREVDEVKELIIIVKEYVLGLKMELQRRELKDDPVRQQELAAYFTHCNLQIPHTRLALLNAMTVCYKAQNLSTAANFANRLLETNPSNENQARTARQVLQAAGRNMKDATQLKYDFRNPFVLCGATYVPIYRGQRDITCPYCSTHFVPSQEGQLCTVCDLAVVGSDASGLRCSPTQR
- the LOC140819961 gene encoding uncharacterized protein — encoded protein: MASGWRRGFGNVRSFVGNSLGGLRGTSSLASWVVAGTLAYFLWVRPSQQLKREQQERAAAAASDPYRYVEKRKPIPDAQETGLVYGSKNGAKISEGSSRS
- the LOC140819960 gene encoding cysteine protease RD19A-like; the protein is MAALPLLLALAVLSCALAAAVPVVSDDPLIRQVVSDGAEAVDRLLHAEHHFSLFKSKYGKSYVSQEEHDYRFSVFKANLRRAKRHQLLDPTAVHGVTKFSDLTVEEFEKSYLGLNKKRLKLPADANKAAVLPTDDLPKDFDWRDKGAVTAVKDQGSCGSCWSFSAVGALEGANFLETGELISLSEQQLVDCDHECDPEEKSDGCDEGCNGGFMNNAFEYTLKVGGLQTEKDYPYTGRDGVCKLNTNKIVASVSNFSVVSTDDDQIAANLVKHGPLAVGINAAWMQTYMKGVSCPYICTKRIDHGVVLVGYGSAGYAPIHFKDMPYWIIKNSWGANWGEDGYYKICRGHDMCGVESMVSTVSAAHTTSD